From the genome of Pantoea alfalfae, one region includes:
- the fadE gene encoding acyl-CoA dehydrogenase FadE — protein sequence MMVVSILATVALIGALFYHRLSLRLSSAILLLWTAAMAVAHLWTPWLLLPLAIILLPFNLPSLRRSLFSKPIFQRFQKVMPPMSRTEKEAIDAGTTWWEGDLFQGKPDWQKLHNYPQPRLTAEEQAFLDGPVEEACRMANDFQITHELADMPPELWAYLKEHRFFAMIIKKEYGGLDFSAYAQACVLQKLSGVSGILAITVGVPNSLGPGELLQHYGTEDQKNHYLPRLARGDEIPCFALTSPEAGSDAGAIPDTGVVCMGEWKGQQVLGMRLTWNKRYITLAPIATVLGLAFKLSDPEHLLSDNENPGITCALIPTNTPGVEIGHRHFPLNVPFQNGPTRGNNIFVPIDYIIGGPEMAGQGWRMLVECLSVGRGITLPSNSTGSLKSVALATGAYAHIRRQFRVSIGKMEGIEEPLARIAGNAYVMDAAATLITAGIMQGEKPAVLSAIVKYHCTHRGQRAIIDAMDIAGGKGIMLGNSNFLARAYQGAPIAITVEGANILTRSMIIFGQGAIRCHPYVLQEMAAAASNDVNAFDGALFSHIGHVGSSTMRSLWLGLTAGRTSASPTRDGTRRYYQHLNRISANLALLSDVSMVVLGGSLKRRERISARLGDVLSQLYLASATLKRYDDEGRNEADLPLVHWGVQDALHQAEVAIDDLLRNFPNRLVAGALRMTIFAGGHHCPAPSDRLDHQLAKMLQQPSATRSRLGRGMYLTPSEHNPAGQLEQALQDVMAAEVIHDRLCKQTKQHLSFTRLDALAKRALEQGWIDAKEADVLKRAEASRLRSINVDEFEPEALAVPVPEKAPQPASRASEAA from the coding sequence ATGATGGTTGTTTCGATACTTGCCACTGTGGCGCTGATTGGCGCCCTGTTCTATCACCGCCTGTCGTTGCGGCTCAGCAGCGCCATCCTGTTGCTGTGGACTGCGGCGATGGCTGTTGCTCATCTCTGGACGCCGTGGCTGCTGTTGCCGCTGGCGATCATCCTGCTGCCATTTAACCTGCCGTCACTGCGCCGCAGCCTGTTTTCAAAGCCGATCTTTCAGCGCTTCCAGAAGGTGATGCCGCCGATGTCACGCACCGAGAAAGAAGCGATTGATGCGGGCACCACCTGGTGGGAAGGCGATCTGTTCCAGGGCAAACCGGACTGGCAGAAGCTGCACAACTATCCACAGCCGCGCCTGACTGCCGAAGAGCAGGCTTTCCTCGATGGCCCGGTTGAAGAAGCGTGCCGCATGGCTAACGATTTCCAGATTACCCATGAGCTGGCCGATATGCCGCCGGAACTCTGGGCTTATCTGAAAGAGCACCGCTTCTTCGCGATGATCATTAAGAAAGAGTATGGCGGACTCGATTTCTCCGCCTATGCACAGGCCTGCGTGTTGCAAAAACTGTCAGGCGTTTCCGGGATTCTGGCGATTACCGTGGGCGTGCCTAACTCACTGGGTCCGGGCGAACTGCTGCAGCACTACGGCACCGAAGATCAGAAAAATCACTATTTACCGCGGCTGGCACGCGGCGATGAGATCCCCTGCTTTGCGCTGACCAGCCCGGAAGCGGGTTCAGATGCCGGTGCGATCCCCGATACCGGCGTCGTCTGCATGGGCGAATGGAAGGGTCAGCAGGTGCTGGGCATGCGCCTGACCTGGAACAAGCGCTACATTACGCTGGCGCCAATCGCCACCGTGCTGGGCCTGGCATTCAAGCTTTCCGACCCGGAGCATCTGCTCAGCGACAATGAGAATCCTGGCATTACCTGTGCGCTGATTCCAACGAATACCCCCGGCGTGGAAATTGGCCATCGCCACTTCCCGCTTAACGTACCGTTCCAGAACGGGCCGACGCGCGGCAACAATATCTTTGTACCGATTGACTATATTATCGGCGGGCCGGAAATGGCCGGCCAGGGCTGGCGGATGCTGGTGGAATGTCTGTCAGTAGGCCGCGGTATTACGCTGCCATCGAACTCAACCGGCAGCCTGAAAAGTGTGGCGCTGGCGACAGGTGCCTATGCCCATATCCGCCGTCAGTTCCGGGTTTCAATCGGTAAGATGGAAGGGATTGAAGAGCCGCTGGCGCGCATCGCCGGTAACGCTTACGTGATGGATGCGGCGGCCACGCTGATTACCGCCGGGATTATGCAGGGTGAAAAACCGGCAGTGCTGTCGGCGATTGTGAAATATCACTGCACCCATCGCGGTCAGCGCGCCATTATCGACGCCATGGATATTGCGGGCGGTAAAGGCATCATGCTCGGCAACAGCAACTTCCTGGCCCGTGCCTATCAGGGCGCACCGATCGCTATCACGGTGGAAGGCGCTAACATTCTGACCCGCAGCATGATTATCTTCGGACAGGGCGCGATTCGCTGCCATCCTTATGTGCTGCAGGAGATGGCGGCCGCAGCCAGCAACGATGTTAATGCGTTTGACGGGGCGCTGTTCAGCCATATCGGGCACGTGGGCAGCAGCACTATGCGCAGCCTGTGGCTGGGCTTAACCGCAGGGCGCACCAGCGCCAGTCCGACCCGGGATGGCACCCGCCGTTATTACCAGCACCTGAACCGCATCAGTGCCAATCTGGCGTTGCTCTCTGATGTGTCGATGGTGGTACTGGGCGGCAGCCTGAAACGCCGCGAGCGTATTTCGGCGCGTCTGGGCGATGTGCTGAGCCAGCTCTATCTTGCCTCTGCGACGCTGAAACGCTATGACGATGAAGGCCGCAACGAAGCCGATCTGCCGCTGGTTCACTGGGGCGTGCAGGATGCGCTGCATCAGGCGGAAGTGGCTATCGACGATTTGCTGCGTAACTTCCCGAACCGTCTGGTGGCGGGTGCATTGCGGATGACCATTTTTGCTGGCGGTCATCACTGCCCTGCGCCATCTGATCGCCTGGATCATCAGCTGGCGAAAATGCTGCAACAGCCGTCGGCTACCCGCAGCCGTCTGGGCCGTGGCATGTATCTGACGCCGAGTGAGCACAACCCTGCCGGTCAGCTGGAACAGGCGCTGCAGGATGTGATGGCGGCAGAAGTGATCCATGACAGGCTGTGTAAACAGACGAAACAGCACCTCTCCTTTACCCGGCTGGACGCGCTGGCGAAGCGTGCGCTGGAGCAGGGCTGGATTGATGCTAAAGAGGCTGACGTGTTGAAGCGTGCTGAAGCCAGTCGTCTGCGTTCGATTAACGTCGATGAGTTTGAGCCGGAGGCACTGGCCGTACCGGTGCCAGAGAAAGCCCCTCAGCCTGCGTCACGGGCAAGTGAGGCGGCATAA
- the mtnK gene encoding S-methyl-5-thioribose kinase — protein sequence MSQYRTFTAADAVEYARQFGGVDNPAALSSAEEIGDGNLNLVFKIYDDQGNSRVVVKQALPYVRCVGESWPLTLDRARLEAQTLVEHYKYCPQHTVKITHYDAELAVMVMEDLSSHRIWRGELVKGAYYPQAAQQLGDYLAQTLFHTSDFILHPHQKKAEVARFINPEMCEITEDLFFNDPYTNHERNSYPAALEPLVASLRDDDALRIAVGGLKHRFFAHAEALLHGDIHSGSIFVADGSLKAIDAEFGYFGPIGFDVGTAIGNLLINYCGLPGLLPPREAADAREQRLSDVHTLWTTFASGFLALAAEKTRDEALAYPGYSQAFLRKVWADTIGYCGTELIRRTVGMSHVADMKLIADPAMRTDCIRNAINLGRTLILAADHVEDVDALIARIRQAG from the coding sequence ATGTCGCAATACCGTACCTTTACTGCTGCTGATGCTGTGGAATATGCCCGACAATTTGGCGGCGTGGACAATCCTGCCGCGCTGAGCAGCGCAGAAGAGATTGGTGATGGCAACCTTAACCTGGTGTTTAAAATTTATGACGATCAGGGCAACAGTCGGGTGGTGGTCAAGCAGGCGCTGCCCTATGTGCGCTGCGTAGGGGAGTCCTGGCCACTGACGCTGGATCGGGCGCGGCTGGAAGCGCAGACCCTGGTCGAACACTACAAATATTGTCCGCAGCATACGGTGAAGATCACCCATTATGATGCGGAGCTGGCAGTGATGGTGATGGAAGATCTCTCCAGCCATCGCATCTGGCGCGGCGAGCTGGTGAAAGGCGCGTATTACCCGCAAGCGGCGCAGCAGTTAGGCGACTATCTGGCGCAGACCCTGTTCCATACTTCCGACTTCATCCTGCATCCGCATCAAAAAAAGGCGGAAGTGGCGCGTTTCATTAATCCGGAAATGTGTGAAATCACCGAAGATCTTTTCTTTAACGATCCTTACACCAACCATGAGCGCAACAGCTATCCCGCTGCGCTTGAGCCCCTGGTCGCCAGCCTGCGTGATGACGATGCGTTGCGCATTGCGGTGGGCGGCCTTAAACATCGCTTCTTTGCCCATGCTGAAGCGCTGCTGCATGGCGATATTCACAGCGGCTCGATTTTCGTTGCGGACGGCAGCCTGAAAGCGATTGATGCAGAATTTGGCTATTTTGGCCCTATCGGTTTTGATGTCGGCACCGCCATCGGCAACCTGCTGATTAACTACTGCGGCCTGCCGGGTCTGCTGCCTCCGCGTGAGGCCGCCGATGCACGCGAGCAGCGTCTCAGCGATGTTCACACCCTCTGGACGACCTTTGCGTCAGGCTTCCTGGCGCTGGCGGCAGAGAAGACCCGCGATGAGGCGCTGGCTTATCCAGGCTATTCGCAAGCATTTCTGCGTAAAGTGTGGGCCGATACCATCGGTTACTGCGGCACCGAACTGATTCGCCGCACGGTGGGGATGTCTCACGTGGCGGATATGAAGCTGATTGCCGATCCGGCAATGCGTACCGACTGCATCCGCAATGCGATTAACCTGGGACGTACGCTGATTCTGGCAGCCGATCACGTCGAAGATGTGGATGCGCTGATTGCCCGCATCCGTCAGGCGGGATAA
- the mtnA gene encoding S-methyl-5-thioribose-1-phosphate isomerase yields MQTLQTTSLQIRDNQLWILDQQALPQQKNWLPAHSVPQLIEHIHALRVRGAPLIGLSASLLLALLAEQGLTRAELAQALETLRAARPTAVNLMNNLDRMKVALAQPDFTPALAEEAWRLVQEDKLLCDAIADAGCTLVKPHSQLLTHCNTGGLATAGVGTALGVIARAHQQGLIKNVWVDETRPLLQGGRLTAWELGELAVPYTLITDSMAASLMARGEVDAVWVGADRIAANGDVANKIGTYSLAVLAHYHQIPFYVAAPHTTLDRSCPDGAAIPIEQRAASEVTGVAGSFGSVQWAPEAAKVYNPAFDVTPAALISGWVLDTGVVTPDQVQNGIFQPQ; encoded by the coding sequence ATGCAGACACTTCAAACCACCAGTTTACAGATTCGTGACAATCAGCTCTGGATTCTGGATCAGCAGGCGCTGCCGCAGCAGAAGAACTGGCTGCCCGCGCACAGCGTGCCTCAGCTGATTGAACATATTCACGCGCTGCGGGTGCGCGGTGCACCGCTGATCGGCCTCTCCGCCTCGCTGCTGCTGGCGCTGCTGGCAGAACAGGGACTGACGCGCGCTGAACTGGCGCAGGCACTGGAGACCCTGCGTGCCGCCCGCCCTACTGCGGTCAATCTGATGAACAACCTGGATCGGATGAAAGTGGCCTTGGCACAGCCAGACTTTACCCCCGCGCTGGCTGAAGAAGCCTGGCGGCTGGTGCAGGAGGATAAGCTGCTGTGTGATGCCATCGCTGACGCGGGCTGCACGCTGGTGAAACCCCATAGCCAGTTGCTGACCCACTGCAATACCGGCGGGCTGGCCACCGCTGGCGTCGGTACGGCGCTGGGCGTGATTGCCCGCGCCCATCAGCAGGGGCTGATTAAGAATGTCTGGGTGGATGAAACCCGCCCGCTGTTACAGGGCGGCCGGTTAACCGCCTGGGAGCTGGGCGAACTGGCGGTTCCTTACACGCTGATCACCGATTCCATGGCCGCCAGCCTGATGGCCCGTGGAGAAGTGGATGCGGTGTGGGTCGGCGCTGACCGCATTGCCGCCAACGGCGATGTGGCGAATAAAATCGGCACCTACAGCCTGGCGGTGCTGGCGCATTATCATCAGATTCCGTTTTACGTAGCGGCCCCACACACTACGCTGGATCGCAGCTGTCCTGATGGCGCAGCGATTCCCATTGAGCAGCGCGCCGCCAGCGAAGTGACGGGCGTAGCCGGCAGTTTTGGCAGCGTGCAGTGGGCACCGGAAGCGGCAAAGGTTTACAATCCGGCGTTTGATGTTACGCCCGCCGCCCTGATCAGCGGCTGGGTGCTGGATACCGGCGTGGTCACGCCTGACCAGGTACAGAACGGCATCTTCCAGCCGCAGTAA
- a CDS encoding 1,2-dihydroxy-3-keto-5-methylthiopentene dioxygenase, translating to MSALTIFTDREASQPVWHSTDAEAIRDRLNAKGVRFERWEADRDLGENPDAETVINAYQHAIDRLVAEKGYQSWDVISMRADNPQKTVLREKFLNEHTHGEDEVRFFVEGAGLFCLHLDGEILQILCEKNDLISVPAGTPHWFDMGSSPHFTAIRIFDNQEGWVANFTGDKIADAYPRLA from the coding sequence ATGAGCGCACTGACTATTTTTACCGACCGCGAAGCCAGCCAGCCGGTGTGGCACAGCACTGACGCGGAAGCGATTCGTGACCGCCTGAATGCTAAAGGTGTCCGTTTTGAGCGCTGGGAAGCCGATCGCGATTTGGGTGAGAACCCGGATGCCGAAACGGTGATCAACGCCTATCAGCATGCGATTGATCGGCTGGTGGCGGAGAAGGGCTATCAGAGCTGGGACGTGATCAGCATGCGTGCCGACAATCCGCAGAAAACCGTGCTGCGCGAGAAGTTTCTCAATGAGCATACGCACGGTGAAGATGAGGTGCGTTTCTTTGTCGAGGGGGCCGGGCTGTTCTGCTTGCATCTGGATGGTGAGATCCTGCAGATCCTGTGCGAGAAAAATGATCTGATCTCGGTGCCCGCGGGCACGCCGCACTGGTTTGATATGGGATCGTCACCGCACTTCACGGCTATCCGTATTTTCGATAATCAGGAAGGCTGGGTAGCGAACTTTACCGGCGATAAGATTGCGGATGCCTATCCGCGTCTGGCGTAA
- the mtnC gene encoding acireductone synthase: MIRAIVTDIEGTTSDIRFVHNILFPYARQHLPDFVRNNAHQPEVAAALQSVREEADQPQADLNGVTDILLSFMDQDRKSTGLKALQGMIWRDGYVNGSFTGHLYPDVLPALRHWKAQRIELYVYSSGSVAAQKLLFGYSDEGDITGLFSGYFDTHVGAKREVAAYRAIAAEIGRPAAQLLFLSDIHQELDAAAEAGWQTMQLLRGEADDESRHRQVTDFTQINPESI; encoded by the coding sequence ATGATTCGCGCCATTGTTACTGATATCGAAGGCACCACCAGCGATATCCGCTTTGTACATAACATCCTGTTTCCCTATGCCCGCCAGCACCTGCCGGACTTCGTGCGTAACAATGCGCACCAGCCCGAGGTGGCAGCGGCGCTGCAGTCGGTGCGTGAAGAGGCCGATCAGCCGCAGGCCGATCTGAACGGGGTGACGGACATTCTGCTGAGCTTTATGGACCAGGATCGCAAATCCACCGGCCTGAAAGCGCTGCAGGGGATGATCTGGCGTGACGGCTACGTGAACGGCAGTTTTACCGGTCATCTCTATCCCGACGTCCTGCCTGCGCTGCGCCACTGGAAGGCGCAGCGCATTGAACTTTATGTATATTCCTCCGGCTCGGTTGCGGCGCAGAAATTGTTATTTGGCTACAGCGACGAAGGTGATATTACTGGCCTGTTCAGCGGCTATTTTGATACGCACGTGGGTGCCAAACGCGAAGTCGCGGCTTATCGCGCCATCGCCGCTGAAATTGGTCGGCCAGCGGCGCAGCTGCTGTTTCTCTCCGATATTCATCAGGAGCTGGATGCCGCCGCAGAGGCGGGCTGGCAGACAATGCAATTACTGCGTGGCGAAGCGGACGACGAGAGCCGCCATCGTCAGGTGACTGATTTTACCCAGATTAACCCGGAGTCGATTTAG
- a CDS encoding methylthioribulose 1-phosphate dehydratase — protein MSQSLPLDQLVAACHWIGAKGWAPATGGNMSVRRDEHVCLLSESGKDKGTLTRDDFIEVDIATSQSLSGRKPSAETGLHTMIYRLFPEAGAVLHTHTVNSTVLSRVEQGAALLLHGYEMQKSLSGQHTHLDTLAIPVFDNSQDITALASEIEDYAARFPLRYGFLLRGHGLTCWGQDVSEARRHLEGLEFLFECERQRRLLEKA, from the coding sequence ATGTCGCAGAGTCTTCCGTTAGATCAACTGGTCGCCGCCTGTCACTGGATTGGGGCGAAAGGCTGGGCACCGGCCACCGGCGGGAATATGTCCGTGCGCCGTGATGAACATGTCTGCCTGCTGAGTGAATCGGGCAAAGATAAAGGCACGCTGACGCGGGATGACTTTATCGAGGTCGATATCGCCACCAGCCAGTCGCTCTCTGGCCGTAAGCCGTCGGCAGAAACCGGGCTGCACACGATGATCTATCGCCTCTTTCCGGAGGCGGGCGCGGTGCTGCACACCCACACGGTCAATTCGACCGTACTGTCGCGGGTGGAGCAGGGTGCGGCGCTGCTGCTGCATGGCTATGAGATGCAAAAATCGTTAAGCGGCCAGCACACCCACCTGGATACCCTGGCGATTCCCGTTTTCGACAACAGCCAGGACATTACGGCGCTGGCGTCAGAAATTGAAGATTACGCTGCCCGCTTTCCGCTGCGTTATGGCTTTCTGCTGCGCGGCCACGGCTTAACCTGCTGGGGCCAGGATGTCAGCGAAGCCCGCCGTCATCTGGAAGGTCTGGAATTTTTATTCGAATGTGAACGTCAACGTCGCCTGCTGGAGAAAGCATGA
- a CDS encoding pyridoxal phosphate-dependent aminotransferase, with translation MTQHNLIPESKLPLLGTTIFSQMSALAQQHNAINLSQGFPDFSGPDYLQQRLAYHVSQGANQYAPMTGALPLREAIAEKTARLYDYRPDVEAEITVTAGATEALYATITALVRPGDEVICFDPSYDSYAPAVELSGGVMKRITLQPPAFRVDWQAFAALLSDKTRLVILNTPHNPSATVWQQQDFAALWQAIAQHPIYVLSDEVYEHICFDETGHASVLAHPELRQRAIAVSSFGKTFHMTGWKVGYCIAPAAISAELRKVHQYLTFSVNTPAQLAIADMLREHPEHYLELPAFYRDRRDRLATALSNSRFKVLPCEGTYFLLVDYSAISDLDDVSFCQWLTREVGIAAIPLSVFCADAFPYKLIRLCFAKQPATLDAAAERLCQL, from the coding sequence ATGACGCAGCACAACCTGATCCCCGAGAGTAAACTCCCTCTGCTCGGCACCACGATTTTCAGCCAGATGAGTGCGCTGGCGCAGCAGCACAACGCCATCAATCTCTCACAGGGCTTTCCCGATTTCAGCGGCCCGGACTATCTGCAGCAGCGACTGGCGTATCACGTCAGCCAGGGCGCGAATCAGTATGCGCCGATGACCGGTGCGCTGCCGTTGCGTGAGGCGATTGCAGAGAAAACCGCGCGACTTTATGACTATCGTCCGGATGTTGAGGCGGAAATCACGGTGACGGCGGGCGCAACAGAAGCGCTTTATGCGACGATTACCGCGCTGGTGCGGCCAGGCGATGAGGTGATCTGCTTTGATCCCAGCTACGACAGCTATGCCCCTGCGGTGGAGCTGTCGGGCGGCGTGATGAAACGCATTACGCTGCAACCGCCCGCTTTTCGGGTGGACTGGCAGGCGTTTGCTGCGCTACTGAGTGACAAAACCCGGCTGGTGATCCTGAATACGCCGCACAATCCTTCGGCCACCGTCTGGCAGCAGCAGGATTTCGCCGCGCTGTGGCAGGCAATTGCTCAGCACCCAATCTATGTGCTGAGCGACGAAGTGTATGAGCACATCTGCTTCGATGAGACGGGCCACGCCAGCGTGCTGGCCCATCCTGAACTGCGGCAGCGCGCCATTGCGGTATCGTCGTTTGGCAAGACGTTCCACATGACCGGCTGGAAAGTGGGTTACTGCATTGCCCCTGCGGCAATCAGCGCCGAACTGCGCAAGGTGCATCAGTACCTGACCTTCTCGGTGAATACCCCGGCGCAGCTGGCGATCGCCGATATGCTGCGTGAGCATCCGGAACACTATCTTGAGCTGCCGGCGTTCTATCGCGATCGCCGCGATCGACTGGCGACGGCACTGAGCAACAGCCGCTTTAAGGTGCTGCCCTGCGAAGGCACCTACTTTTTGCTGGTCGATTACAGCGCCATCTCCGATCTGGATGATGTCAGTTTCTGCCAGTGGCTGACCCGCGAAGTGGGCATCGCCGCGATTCCCCTGTCGGTGTTCTGCGCCGATGCTTTCCCCTATAAACTGATCCGCCTCTGTTTTGCCAAACAGCCGGCGACATTAGATGCCGCCGCGGAGCGCTTATGTCAGCTTTAA
- a CDS encoding amidohydrolase encodes MSALKITVLQETLSWMDGEANLRHFDAQLAGFTGRDLILLPEMFTTGFAMEAAKSSLPEAQVVEWLHQHARRTDALIGGSAAIQTENGAVNRFLLVEPDGTLHQYDKRHLFRMADEHHHYLPGEQRQVFEWRGWRILPQICYDLRFPVFSRNRNDYDLALYVANWPAPRALHWQALLLARAIENQAYVAGCNRVGSDGNQHHYSGDSQIISPQGEILSAAEPHQRARLDAELSLDALNAYRERFPAWQDADRFSL; translated from the coding sequence ATGTCAGCTTTAAAAATTACCGTTTTGCAGGAGACGCTGAGCTGGATGGATGGCGAGGCCAACCTGCGCCATTTTGACGCGCAGCTGGCCGGATTCACCGGACGCGATCTGATTCTGCTGCCAGAGATGTTTACTACCGGCTTCGCGATGGAGGCGGCAAAGAGCTCCCTGCCAGAGGCGCAGGTGGTTGAATGGCTGCATCAGCATGCCCGTCGCACCGATGCGCTGATCGGCGGCAGCGCGGCAATCCAGACCGAAAACGGCGCGGTAAATCGTTTCCTGCTGGTCGAGCCGGACGGCACGCTGCATCAGTATGACAAGCGTCACCTGTTCCGCATGGCGGACGAGCATCATCACTATCTGCCTGGTGAGCAGCGTCAGGTCTTTGAGTGGCGCGGCTGGCGCATCCTGCCGCAAATCTGTTACGACCTGCGCTTCCCGGTCTTCTCGCGCAACCGCAACGATTACGATCTGGCGCTCTATGTCGCCAACTGGCCTGCGCCACGCGCGCTGCACTGGCAGGCGCTGCTGTTAGCGCGGGCGATTGAAAATCAGGCGTATGTGGCAGGCTGTAACCGCGTCGGCAGTGACGGCAATCAGCATCACTATAGTGGCGACAGCCAGATTATTTCGCCGCAGGGCGAGATCCTTAGCGCAGCCGAGCCGCATCAGCGCGCCCGACTGGATGCTGAGCTGTCGCTGGACGCACTTAATGCTTACCGCGAGCGTTTTCCGGCCTGGCAGGATGCGGATCGTTTTTCGCTGTAA
- the uraH gene encoding hydroxyisourate hydrolase, which translates to MSTVTTHILDTALGKPASGVAISLEQNSPEGWFPISQGETDSDGRLKDLTPEPLTPGHYRLTAEIGDYFAVAGRDALYVSAQIDFVIAEAGSHFHLPFLISPWSWSTYRGS; encoded by the coding sequence ATGAGTACCGTGACGACCCATATTCTTGACACGGCGCTGGGCAAACCGGCCAGCGGCGTGGCGATTTCACTGGAGCAGAACAGCCCGGAAGGGTGGTTTCCGATTTCTCAGGGTGAAACGGACAGCGACGGACGTCTGAAAGATCTGACGCCTGAGCCGCTTACGCCGGGTCATTACCGTTTAACGGCGGAAATTGGCGACTATTTTGCCGTCGCCGGTCGGGATGCGCTCTACGTCAGCGCGCAGATCGATTTTGTCATTGCCGAGGCGGGCAGCCACTTTCACCTGCCGTTTCTGATTTCGCCCTGGTCGTGGTCAACTTATCGCGGCAGTTAA
- the uraD gene encoding 2-oxo-4-hydroxy-4-carboxy-5-ureidoimidazoline decarboxylase: protein MELAAFNQLSAVEAQAAIRHCVALPHWQQALVAARPFATTDALLATADALARQWQQPELEAALSAHPRIGERANGADKEAALSRGEQSAMQQADHALQQAMQQGNQAYEARFGRVFLIRARGRSGEQMLAELQRRLQNSEVTEQQEALDQLREITLLRLKETMQ, encoded by the coding sequence ATGGAATTAGCCGCATTTAATCAGCTTTCCGCTGTCGAAGCGCAGGCGGCCATCCGGCACTGTGTGGCGCTCCCGCACTGGCAACAGGCGCTGGTGGCGGCCCGGCCTTTTGCCACCACCGATGCATTACTGGCAACTGCCGATGCGCTGGCGCGTCAGTGGCAGCAGCCTGAACTGGAGGCCGCACTGTCGGCACATCCGCGCATCGGTGAACGCGCAAACGGTGCAGATAAAGAAGCCGCGTTGTCGCGCGGCGAGCAGTCTGCAATGCAGCAGGCCGATCACGCTCTGCAACAGGCGATGCAGCAGGGCAATCAGGCATATGAAGCGCGTTTTGGCCGGGTGTTCCTGATACGCGCCAGAGGGCGCAGCGGCGAGCAGATGCTGGCAGAGTTGCAGCGCCGGTTGCAGAATAGTGAGGTTACCGAGCAGCAGGAGGCGCTGGACCAGCTGCGTGAAATTACTCTGTTACGCCTGAAGGAGACGATGCAATGA
- the hpxK gene encoding allantoate amidohydrolase produces MMMSASEAQAAAQRVMARCDALAAISETAEGLTRVYLSPEHLRANACVGEWMQAAGMQVWQDAVGNICGRYEAAEAGAPALLLGSHLDTVRNAGRYDGMLGVLSAIETVQWLNEHQCRLPLAIEVIGFGDEEGTRFGITLLGSRGITGSWPQSWVTHPDGNGITVAQAMADVGLDSDRIASAARRVDDIVGYLELHIEQGPCLEQEDLALGVVTAINGARRLNCRFTGEAGHAGTVPMTHRKDALAAAAEWMVFIEQTTREQDPQLVATVGTINCAPGAVNVIPGEISLSLDVRGPLDNPLETLLSSLLTQAEAIALRRGLRFESNEYYRIGATACDSALQQALSHAVETVQGRSLSLPSGAGHDAIAIAERWPVGMLFVRNHRGISHHPAESVAVEDVAPALQAYLQAVSLIAGRS; encoded by the coding sequence ATGATGATGAGCGCCAGCGAAGCCCAGGCCGCTGCACAGCGCGTTATGGCGCGCTGCGATGCGCTGGCGGCGATCAGCGAAACGGCTGAGGGGCTGACCCGCGTCTACCTCTCGCCAGAACATCTGCGCGCCAACGCCTGTGTCGGTGAATGGATGCAGGCGGCGGGAATGCAGGTGTGGCAGGATGCGGTCGGCAATATCTGCGGGCGCTACGAGGCGGCAGAAGCGGGTGCGCCTGCGCTGCTGCTTGGCTCGCATCTCGACACGGTGCGCAACGCCGGTCGCTACGACGGAATGCTGGGCGTACTCAGCGCCATTGAAACCGTGCAGTGGCTTAACGAACATCAGTGCCGCCTGCCGCTGGCGATTGAGGTGATTGGTTTCGGCGACGAAGAGGGCACCCGTTTTGGCATTACGCTGCTCGGCAGTCGTGGCATTACTGGCAGCTGGCCGCAAAGCTGGGTGACCCATCCTGACGGCAACGGCATCACCGTAGCGCAGGCGATGGCCGATGTCGGGCTCGATAGCGACAGAATCGCCTCTGCGGCACGGCGGGTTGACGATATCGTCGGGTATCTTGAGCTGCACATCGAGCAGGGCCCCTGCCTGGAGCAGGAGGATCTGGCGCTGGGCGTGGTTACGGCGATCAACGGTGCGCGCCGGCTCAACTGCCGTTTTACCGGAGAAGCGGGCCATGCGGGCACCGTGCCGATGACCCATCGCAAAGATGCGCTGGCCGCCGCTGCCGAGTGGATGGTGTTTATCGAGCAGACGACGCGTGAGCAGGACCCGCAGCTGGTCGCCACCGTCGGCACGATTAACTGCGCGCCGGGGGCGGTCAATGTCATTCCGGGTGAGATATCACTGTCGCTGGACGTGCGTGGTCCGCTGGATAATCCGCTGGAGACGCTACTCTCCAGCCTGTTAACCCAGGCCGAGGCGATTGCGCTTCGCCGTGGACTTCGCTTCGAGTCGAACGAATATTATCGCATCGGTGCCACCGCCTGTGACTCTGCGCTGCAACAGGCGCTGAGCCATGCGGTTGAAACGGTGCAGGGTCGCAGCCTGTCGCTGCCGAGCGGCGCCGGGCACGACGCTATCGCCATCGCTGAACGCTGGCCGGTCGGCATGTTATTTGTGCGTAACCATCGCGGCATCAGCCATCATCCGGCGGAGTCGGTGGCGGTGGAAGATGTGGCACCTGCGCTGCAGGCTTATTTACAGGCGGTCTCGCTGATTGCCGGACGGAGCTGA